From the genome of Streptomyces sp. NBC_01116, one region includes:
- the trxA gene encoding thioredoxin: protein MSTVELTKENFDQVVSDNDFVLIDFWASWCGPCRQFAPVYDSASERHPDLVFAKVDTEAQQELAAAFEIRSIPTLMIVRDNVAVFSQPGALPEAALEDVIGQARNLDMDEVRKSVEEQKRAAEAGQGQPEAP from the coding sequence ATGAGCACCGTCGAGCTCACCAAGGAAAACTTCGATCAGGTCGTCAGCGACAACGATTTCGTCCTGATCGACTTCTGGGCTTCGTGGTGCGGCCCCTGCCGGCAGTTCGCGCCGGTCTACGACTCGGCCTCCGAGCGCCACCCCGACCTCGTCTTCGCCAAGGTGGACACCGAGGCGCAGCAGGAGCTGGCGGCGGCCTTCGAGATCCGGTCCATCCCGACGCTGATGATCGTCCGCGACAACGTCGCGGTCTTCTCGCAGCCCGGTGCGCTGCCCGAGGCGGCTCTGGAGGACGTCATCGGGCAGGCCCGGAACCTGGACATGGACGAGGTCCGCAAGTCCGTCGAGGAGCAGAAGCGGGCGGCCGAGGCGGGCCAGGGACAGCCGGAGGCCCCGTAG
- a CDS encoding sulfite exporter TauE/SafE family protein, which translates to MSTLLLALVAGTVIGLALGALGGGGGVLAVPALVYLLGFSTASATTAGLVIVTATSATALYAHARDGHVAWKAGLLLSAAGVLPAFLAGALTDHVPEAALTAAFAVIAALAALRMLRPSAAEPTEGARPVRAAGTGAGLGAVTGFLGVGGGFLAVPALVGVLGLRMRQAVGTSLLVITVNSLAALVARSGTGDDLRWEVIAPFAGAAILGVWDGKRLAAKVAGATLRRVFAYVLFAVAAFMIIDVVV; encoded by the coding sequence GTGAGCACCCTGCTTCTCGCCCTCGTCGCCGGGACGGTGATCGGGCTGGCGCTCGGTGCGCTCGGTGGCGGTGGCGGCGTTCTGGCGGTTCCGGCACTGGTCTACCTGCTCGGCTTCTCAACGGCGTCGGCCACCACGGCCGGCCTCGTCATCGTCACCGCCACATCGGCGACCGCGCTCTACGCGCACGCCAGAGACGGCCATGTCGCGTGGAAAGCCGGGCTGTTGCTGTCGGCGGCGGGAGTCCTCCCGGCGTTCCTCGCCGGAGCCCTCACCGATCACGTGCCCGAAGCGGCTCTCACGGCGGCGTTCGCGGTGATCGCCGCCCTGGCGGCGCTGCGGATGCTCCGGCCCTCCGCCGCCGAGCCGACGGAGGGGGCGCGGCCCGTGAGAGCGGCGGGAACCGGCGCCGGTCTCGGCGCCGTGACGGGATTCCTCGGGGTGGGGGGCGGATTCCTCGCCGTGCCCGCTCTGGTCGGCGTCCTCGGTCTGCGGATGAGGCAGGCCGTGGGCACCAGCCTCCTGGTGATCACCGTCAACTCCCTCGCAGCCCTCGTGGCCCGGTCGGGAACCGGCGACGACCTCCGATGGGAGGTGATCGCCCCGTTCGCCGGAGCGGCGATCCTCGGGGTCTGGGACGGCAAACGGCTGGCGGCGAAGGTCGCGGGCGCCACGCTGCGGCGGGTCTTCGCCTACGTGCTGTTCGCGGTGGCGGCCTTCATGATCATCGACGTGGTCGTCTGA
- a CDS encoding TIGR02452 family protein, which translates to MSARLRGIARGTEAVVAAGSYRNAAGQDVSIERAVTAALSGTRLYGPDPVPVAALDTDRTPHVEVTGESSLAAARRMTGEAPGRVAVLSYASARNPGGGYLNGAQAQEEALCRGSALHATLLRAPEYYAHHRAERSAFYTDRVIHSPGVPVFRDDRGAFLDAPHTVGFLTSPAPNAGVIQRQTPEEAHRIPAALASRAERVLEVAAVRGYRRLVLGAWGCGVFQNDPAQVAEAFAALLGVGGRFGGHFEQIVFGILDRDPDSAVRAAFARTFG; encoded by the coding sequence GTGAGCGCGCGGCTGCGCGGCATCGCGCGCGGGACAGAAGCGGTCGTCGCGGCCGGGAGCTACCGCAACGCGGCAGGTCAGGACGTGTCCATCGAACGGGCCGTGACCGCGGCGCTGTCCGGCACCAGGCTCTACGGGCCGGACCCGGTGCCCGTCGCGGCCCTGGACACCGACCGCACCCCGCACGTCGAGGTCACCGGCGAGAGCAGCCTCGCCGCGGCCCGCCGGATGACCGGCGAGGCCCCCGGCCGGGTCGCCGTCCTCAGCTACGCCTCGGCCCGCAACCCCGGCGGCGGCTACCTCAACGGCGCGCAGGCCCAGGAAGAGGCCCTGTGCCGCGGCTCGGCCCTCCACGCGACCCTTCTGCGCGCACCCGAGTACTACGCGCACCACCGAGCCGAACGCAGCGCCTTCTACACCGACCGGGTGATCCACTCGCCCGGGGTGCCGGTCTTCCGCGACGACCGCGGCGCGTTCCTGGACGCCCCCCACACCGTCGGATTCCTCACCTCGCCCGCGCCCAACGCCGGGGTGATCCAGCGGCAGACCCCCGAGGAGGCCCACCGCATCCCGGCGGCACTGGCCTCCCGCGCCGAACGGGTGCTGGAGGTCGCGGCCGTACGGGGCTACCGCAGGCTGGTCCTGGGCGCCTGGGGCTGCGGGGTCTTCCAGAACGATCCGGCACAGGTGGCGGAGGCGTTCGCGGCCCTGCTGGGCGTGGGCGGCCGGTTCGGCGGGCACTTCGAGCAGATCGTCTTCGGGATCCTGGACCGTGACCCCGATTCCGCCGTCCGGGCCGCCTTCGCCCGGACCTTCGGGTAG
- a CDS encoding NAD(P)/FAD-dependent oxidoreductase — translation MTDAGKNSERSEYDVVVIGAGPVGENVADRARAAGLSAAVVESELVGGECSYWACMPSKALLRPVVARADARRVPGLSAAVLGPLDVEAVLAHRDEETSHWKDDGQVAWLESVGADVHRGTGRLTGPRTVTVTAPDGTEHRLTARHAVAVCTGSRAVVPALPGVEEARPWTSREATSAKEAPGRLVIVGGGVVGVEMATVWQALGSEVTLLIRGGGLLPKMEPFAGELVADALTEAGARIRTGVSVTAVHRPAPDGPVTVDLDDGDRIEADEILFATGRAPRTDDLGLETIGLEPGSWLTVDDSCLVEGTDWLYAVGDVNHRALLTHQGKYQARIAGAAIAARAGNGPLETDPWGAHAATADHTAVPQVVFTDPEAASVGLTLAEAERAGHRVRAVDHDLAAVAGSGLYADGYRGRARMVVDLDREILLGVTFVGPGIGELLHSATIAVAGEVPIARLWHAVPAYPTISEVWLRLLETLRG, via the coding sequence ATGACTGACGCAGGCAAGAACTCCGAGCGCTCCGAGTACGACGTAGTGGTCATCGGCGCAGGTCCGGTGGGGGAGAACGTGGCGGACCGGGCCCGCGCCGCCGGGCTCTCCGCAGCGGTGGTGGAGTCCGAGCTGGTCGGCGGCGAATGCTCCTACTGGGCGTGCATGCCGAGCAAGGCGCTGCTGCGCCCCGTCGTCGCCCGCGCCGACGCCCGCCGGGTGCCGGGGCTGAGCGCCGCGGTGCTGGGCCCCCTGGACGTGGAGGCGGTCCTCGCCCACCGGGACGAGGAGACGAGCCACTGGAAGGACGACGGCCAGGTCGCCTGGCTGGAGAGCGTCGGGGCGGACGTCCACCGGGGCACGGGCCGGCTCACCGGCCCCCGCACGGTCACCGTCACCGCGCCCGACGGCACGGAGCACCGGCTCACGGCCCGGCACGCCGTCGCTGTGTGCACCGGCTCCCGGGCCGTGGTCCCCGCGCTCCCCGGCGTCGAGGAGGCCCGCCCCTGGACCAGCCGCGAAGCCACCAGCGCCAAGGAGGCACCCGGCCGGCTCGTGATCGTCGGCGGGGGAGTCGTGGGCGTGGAGATGGCGACCGTCTGGCAGGCGCTGGGCTCCGAGGTGACCCTGCTGATCCGGGGCGGCGGTCTGCTCCCGAAGATGGAGCCCTTCGCGGGCGAGCTGGTCGCCGACGCGCTGACGGAGGCCGGGGCCCGGATCCGTACGGGCGTCTCGGTCACCGCCGTCCACCGCCCCGCACCGGACGGCCCGGTCACCGTCGACCTGGACGACGGCGACCGCATCGAGGCCGACGAGATCCTCTTCGCCACCGGCCGGGCCCCGCGCACCGACGACCTGGGCCTGGAGACGATCGGCCTCGAACCCGGCTCCTGGCTCACCGTGGACGACAGCTGCCTCGTCGAGGGCACGGACTGGCTGTACGCGGTCGGGGACGTCAACCACCGCGCCCTGCTGACCCACCAGGGCAAGTACCAGGCCCGCATCGCGGGCGCGGCGATCGCCGCGCGTGCCGGGAACGGCCCGCTGGAGACCGACCCGTGGGGCGCCCACGCGGCCACCGCCGACCACACGGCCGTCCCTCAGGTCGTCTTCACCGACCCGGAGGCCGCGTCCGTCGGCCTCACCCTCGCCGAGGCCGAACGCGCGGGCCACCGCGTACGCGCCGTCGACCACGACCTCGCCGCGGTCGCCGGCTCCGGCCTCTACGCCGACGGCTACCGGGGCCGCGCCCGGATGGTCGTGGACCTGGACCGCGAGATCCTGCTCGGCGTCACCTTCGTCGGCCCCGGCATCGGAGAGCTCCTGCACTCGGCGACGATCGCGGTCGCGGGGGAGGTCCCCATCGCCCGCCTGTGGCACGCGGTCCCGGCGTACCCGACGATCAGCGAGGTGTGGCTGAGGCTGCTGGAGACGCTCAGGGGGTAG
- a CDS encoding type II toxin-antitoxin system PemK/MazF family toxin has protein sequence MTFHDSAYRSDNPFDVPGSSGPTATAQADPDDVGPVRTSYAPDRDGDPDPGEIVWTWVPFEENDGRGKDRPVLVVAREEAGTLLAVQLSSKQHDREHEWVALGAGPWDSSGRPSWAGLDRVLRVHEDGMRREACALDRERFDRVAGRLRERYGWS, from the coding sequence ATGACCTTCCACGACAGCGCGTACCGTTCCGACAACCCCTTTGACGTGCCCGGGAGCAGCGGGCCGACCGCCACGGCGCAGGCCGATCCCGACGATGTGGGCCCCGTGCGTACCTCCTACGCCCCTGATCGCGACGGCGATCCCGACCCGGGTGAGATCGTCTGGACCTGGGTGCCCTTCGAGGAGAACGACGGGCGGGGCAAGGACCGGCCGGTGCTCGTCGTGGCCCGTGAGGAAGCGGGCACACTGCTCGCCGTCCAGCTCTCCAGCAAGCAGCACGACCGGGAACACGAGTGGGTGGCGCTGGGCGCGGGCCCCTGGGACAGCTCGGGGCGGCCGTCCTGGGCCGGTCTCGACCGGGTCCTGCGGGTCCACGAGGACGGGATGCGCCGGGAGGCGTGCGCCCTGGACCGGGAGCGGTTCGACCGGGTCGCCGGGCGGCTGCGCGAGCGGTACGGCTGGAGCTGA
- a CDS encoding LacI family DNA-binding transcriptional regulator, with the protein MSQLPKQPAEVSVPTSADVARLAGVSRATVSYVLNNNATVRISEPTRRRVREAALQLGYVPHAAARSLRAGHSRMVLLPSGHIPAGPLHQYFFEELQSGLRRLDYTVVQYGSVGLTADEAATAWAELRPVAVVVPPGIALTAHGTGILTRSGAKAVITLGPGPVPGAHGLVMDQRQVGASAVEHLLARGRRHIGVVMPQEPGRVPFSEPRLIGARRVAETAGARVCPLPLRYEEESAHELAARWPELGLDAVFAYNDEYAMLLMRALQDAGVAVPADTAVIGADDSLIGRLLRPRLSTVRMELAMPQPLAETIDRMVQHPGGPPVHQDLLRTSAVHRESS; encoded by the coding sequence ATGAGCCAGTTACCCAAGCAGCCCGCCGAAGTCTCCGTTCCGACCAGCGCCGATGTCGCGCGCCTCGCCGGAGTGTCCCGGGCCACCGTGTCGTACGTACTGAACAACAACGCCACCGTCCGGATCAGCGAACCCACCCGACGCCGGGTCAGGGAGGCCGCCCTCCAGCTCGGTTACGTTCCGCACGCGGCTGCCCGCAGCCTGCGCGCCGGACACAGCCGCATGGTCCTGTTGCCCTCCGGCCACATACCGGCGGGACCACTGCACCAGTACTTCTTCGAGGAACTCCAGTCCGGGCTGCGCCGCCTGGACTACACCGTCGTCCAGTACGGCAGCGTCGGTCTCACCGCCGACGAGGCGGCCACGGCCTGGGCCGAACTGCGGCCCGTCGCCGTCGTCGTACCGCCGGGCATCGCGCTGACGGCGCACGGCACGGGCATCCTGACCCGCTCCGGCGCCAAGGCGGTGATCACCCTGGGCCCCGGCCCGGTGCCCGGAGCGCACGGCCTGGTCATGGACCAACGCCAGGTCGGGGCCAGCGCGGTGGAACACCTGCTGGCCCGCGGCCGTCGCCACATCGGCGTGGTCATGCCCCAGGAACCGGGCCGGGTGCCCTTCTCCGAACCCCGCCTCATCGGGGCCCGTCGCGTCGCCGAGACGGCGGGGGCCCGCGTGTGTCCCCTCCCGCTGCGGTACGAGGAGGAGTCCGCTCACGAGCTGGCCGCCCGCTGGCCGGAACTGGGACTGGACGCGGTGTTCGCGTACAACGACGAGTACGCCATGCTGCTGATGCGGGCCCTCCAGGACGCGGGGGTGGCCGTGCCCGCCGACACGGCGGTGATCGGCGCCGACGACTCCCTCATCGGCAGGCTGCTACGTCCACGGCTGAGCACGGTCCGGATGGAACTCGCCATGCCGCAGCCGCTGGCCGAGACGATCGACCGCATGGTCCAGCACCCGGGCGGGCCGCCGGTCCACCAGGACCTGCTCCGCACCAGCGCCGTACACCGGGAATCCAGCTGA
- a CDS encoding rhodanese-like domain-containing protein: protein MFLFRRRGRGPRVSVGEARTRTGGERPAAVLLDVREEAEWRTGHAPGAVHAPLTALDGGAALPASVRGRPLVVICRSGHRSQRAVRLLTERGADAVDVEGGMIAWAAAGLPVVDERGDGGSIA from the coding sequence ATGTTCCTGTTCCGTAGACGTGGGCGTGGACCACGCGTGTCCGTCGGCGAGGCGCGCACCCGGACCGGCGGGGAGCGGCCCGCGGCCGTCCTGCTGGACGTGCGGGAGGAGGCCGAGTGGCGAACCGGCCACGCTCCCGGCGCGGTGCACGCCCCGCTGACCGCCCTGGACGGGGGCGCGGCGCTTCCGGCGTCGGTCCGGGGACGGCCGCTGGTGGTGATCTGCCGCAGCGGACACCGCTCGCAGCGGGCCGTGCGGCTTCTCACCGAGCGGGGTGCGGACGCGGTGGACGTCGAGGGCGGCATGATCGCGTGGGCCGCAGCGGGGCTGCCGGTGGTCGACGAGCGCGGTGACGGCGGCTCGATAGCGTGA
- the egtB gene encoding ergothioneine biosynthesis protein EgtB, giving the protein MTEHREDTLHREHSDAFDPAGSTASTGFPVVPGTDPEALRRRALAALLSARERTALLTDSVDDGELTSQHSPLMSPLVWDLAHIGNQEEQWLLRAVGGREALRPEIDGLYNAFEHSRASRPSLPLLAPAEARTYASDVRGRALDLLEGAPLHEGGRPLERAGFAFGMIAQHEQQHDETMLITHQLRAGPAALTAPAPPPPVDAEALADDVLIPGGPFTMGTSAEPWALDNERPAHRRDVAAFHLDTSPVACGAYLRFIEDGGYGDSRWWAPEGWAMVREHDLTAPLFWRREAGQWLRRRFGVTEAVPEDEPVLHVSWYEADAYARWAGRRLPTESEWEKAARHDPASGRSLRYPWGDEDPTPERANLGQRHLRPARSGAYPAGRSPSGAGQLIGDVWEWTSSDFLPYPGFVAFPYREYSEVFFGPGHKVLRGGSFAVGEVACRGTFRNWDLPVRRQIFSGFRTARDA; this is encoded by the coding sequence ATGACCGAGCACCGTGAAGACACCCTGCACCGCGAGCACTCCGACGCCTTCGATCCGGCCGGCTCCACCGCGTCGACCGGCTTCCCCGTCGTGCCCGGCACCGATCCGGAGGCCCTGCGGCGGCGTGCCCTCGCCGCGCTGCTGTCCGCGCGCGAGCGCACCGCCCTGCTCACCGACAGCGTGGACGACGGTGAACTGACCTCTCAGCACTCTCCGTTGATGTCGCCGCTGGTCTGGGACCTGGCGCACATCGGCAATCAGGAGGAGCAGTGGCTGCTGCGCGCCGTCGGCGGCCGGGAGGCGCTGCGCCCGGAGATCGACGGACTCTACAACGCCTTCGAACACTCCCGCGCCTCGCGTCCCTCGCTGCCGCTGCTGGCCCCCGCCGAGGCCAGGACGTACGCCTCCGACGTACGGGGGCGGGCACTGGACCTGCTGGAGGGCGCACCGCTGCACGAGGGCGGACGACCGCTGGAGCGGGCCGGATTCGCCTTCGGCATGATCGCCCAGCACGAACAGCAGCACGACGAGACGATGCTGATCACCCATCAGCTGCGCGCGGGCCCCGCGGCGCTCACCGCACCCGCACCGCCGCCGCCCGTCGATGCCGAGGCGCTCGCGGACGACGTCCTGATTCCCGGGGGCCCGTTCACGATGGGGACCTCCGCCGAGCCGTGGGCCCTGGACAACGAGCGGCCCGCGCACCGGCGCGACGTGGCGGCGTTCCACCTGGACACCTCGCCCGTCGCCTGTGGCGCCTACCTCCGATTCATCGAGGACGGCGGGTACGGGGACAGCCGGTGGTGGGCGCCCGAGGGCTGGGCGATGGTCCGCGAACACGACCTGACCGCACCGCTGTTCTGGCGGCGGGAGGCGGGACAGTGGCTGCGCCGCCGGTTCGGGGTGACCGAGGCGGTGCCGGAGGACGAGCCGGTGCTGCACGTCAGCTGGTACGAGGCGGACGCGTACGCCCGCTGGGCGGGGCGCAGGCTGCCCACGGAGAGCGAGTGGGAGAAGGCCGCCCGCCACGATCCCGCCTCCGGCCGTTCCCTGCGCTACCCGTGGGGCGACGAGGACCCGACGCCGGAGCGGGCCAACCTGGGGCAGCGCCACCTGCGTCCCGCACGGTCCGGGGCGTATCCGGCGGGACGATCGCCCTCCGGGGCGGGGCAGTTGATCGGCGACGTGTGGGAGTGGACCTCCAGCGACTTCCTGCCCTATCCGGGGTTCGTGGCGTTTCCCTACCGGGAGTACTCGGAGGTGTTCTTCGGTCCGGGGCACAAGGTGCTGCGCGGCGGCTCGTTCGCCGTGGGCGAGGTCGCCTGCCGGGGCACCTTCCGCAACTGGGACCTTCCGGTACGGCGGCAGATCTTCTCCGGTTTCCGCACCGCGAGGGACGCCTGA
- a CDS encoding metal-sensitive transcriptional regulator, protein MELDLAGAELKAVLNRLRRAQGQIAGVIRMIEEGRDCEDVVTQLAAASRALDRAGFAIIATGLQQCLTEVEDGRRSGESRDEMRARLEKLFLSLA, encoded by the coding sequence ATGGAGCTTGATCTGGCGGGAGCGGAGCTCAAGGCGGTCCTGAACCGGCTGCGCCGGGCGCAGGGGCAGATCGCCGGGGTGATCCGGATGATCGAGGAGGGGCGGGACTGCGAGGACGTCGTGACACAGCTGGCGGCGGCGTCGCGGGCGCTGGACCGGGCCGGGTTCGCGATCATCGCCACCGGGCTCCAGCAGTGCCTGACCGAGGTGGAGGACGGCCGGCGTTCCGGTGAGTCCCGGGACGAGATGCGCGCCCGGCTGGAGAAGCTGTTCCTCTCGCTCGCCTGA
- a CDS encoding rhodanese-like domain-containing protein: protein MFFVEAIELEGLGNRSYVAGGRQAAVAVDPPRDIDRVLAAAARRGVAITHVVETHIHNDYVTGGLELARVTGAAYHVPAGAHVSFARTAVSDGDTVDIDAELTLAAVATPGHTPHHMSYVLSEGGRPVAAFTGGSLLIGTVGRPDLVEPRLTERLARAQHASARRLADALPDDTEVLPTHGFGSFCSSAQADGEATTIGRERTVNPALTVDVDTFVADLLAGLEDVPAYYAHMSPANAAGPAPVDLTAPAVADPHDIAARLAAGEWVVDLRNRVAFAQGHVAGAFNFEADGKLATYLAWLIPWGKPVTLLAESAGQLAAAQRELVRVGIDRPAAAATGGPADWMRAGESAASFPRATFAELAGQERGRIVVLDVRRASERAEGWIEGSVHIPIHRIHRRIDDVPDGTVWVHCAGGMRAGIAASLLDAAGRDVVAVDDGFDAATAAGLTVVTEER from the coding sequence GTGTTCTTCGTTGAGGCCATCGAGCTGGAGGGCCTGGGCAACCGCAGTTACGTGGCCGGTGGCCGGCAGGCGGCGGTCGCGGTGGATCCGCCGCGTGACATCGACCGGGTGCTGGCCGCCGCGGCCCGGCGTGGTGTGGCGATAACCCATGTGGTCGAGACCCACATCCACAACGACTACGTGACCGGCGGACTGGAGCTGGCCCGTGTCACCGGAGCCGCCTACCACGTTCCGGCCGGAGCGCACGTTTCGTTCGCCCGGACCGCCGTGTCCGACGGCGACACCGTGGACATCGACGCGGAACTGACCCTGGCCGCGGTGGCGACGCCCGGGCATACGCCACACCACATGTCGTACGTGCTGAGCGAGGGCGGCAGGCCCGTCGCCGCGTTCACCGGGGGTTCTCTCCTCATCGGTACGGTGGGGCGGCCCGATCTCGTGGAGCCGAGGCTCACGGAGCGGCTGGCCCGTGCCCAGCACGCCTCCGCCCGCCGCCTCGCGGACGCCCTGCCCGATGACACCGAGGTGCTGCCGACGCACGGGTTCGGCAGTTTCTGCTCGTCCGCCCAGGCCGACGGGGAGGCGACCACGATCGGCAGGGAGAGGACGGTCAATCCGGCTCTCACCGTGGATGTGGACACCTTTGTCGCCGACCTGCTGGCGGGACTGGAGGACGTGCCCGCGTACTACGCGCACATGAGCCCCGCCAACGCGGCCGGGCCCGCGCCCGTGGACCTGACCGCGCCGGCCGTGGCCGACCCCCACGACATCGCCGCACGGCTCGCGGCGGGGGAGTGGGTGGTGGATCTGCGCAACCGCGTCGCCTTCGCCCAGGGACATGTCGCCGGGGCGTTCAACTTCGAGGCGGACGGCAAGCTCGCCACCTACCTCGCCTGGCTGATCCCCTGGGGCAAACCGGTCACCCTGCTCGCCGAGTCGGCCGGACAACTCGCCGCAGCCCAGCGGGAGCTGGTGCGCGTCGGCATCGACCGACCGGCCGCCGCCGCGACCGGCGGTCCCGCGGACTGGATGCGCGCCGGCGAGAGTGCCGCGTCCTTCCCCCGTGCCACATTCGCCGAGCTGGCAGGTCAGGAAAGGGGCCGGATCGTCGTGCTGGACGTGCGCCGCGCATCCGAACGGGCGGAGGGCTGGATCGAGGGATCGGTCCACATCCCGATCCACCGGATCCACCGTCGCATCGACGACGTGCCCGACGGCACGGTCTGGGTGCACTGCGCCGGCGGCATGCGTGCGGGCATCGCCGCGTCGCTGCTGGACGCGGCGGGACGGGACGTGGTCGCCGTGGACGACGGTTTCGACGCCGCGACGGCGGCCGGACTGACCGTCGTCACCGAAGAGCGGTGA
- the egtC gene encoding ergothioneine biosynthesis protein EgtC codes for MCRHIAYVGEPVTLGDILLRPPHALVRQSWAPRHQRYGTVNADGFGVGWYADGDPVPGRYRRQGPIWGDETFTDLARVVRSTALLAAVRDATEAGADGEAAAAPYTAGRQLFSHNGMVRGWPGSLADAAAALPAERLLALAARNDSALVWALIRHRTDAGDDVPRAVAETVREVAAAAPGSRLNLLLTDGETITATAWGDTLWYLTTPGRRTAVASEPYDDDPLWREVPDRTLLVATSTDVLLTPLKEPTA; via the coding sequence ATGTGCCGTCACATCGCCTATGTGGGCGAGCCGGTGACGCTGGGCGATATCCTGCTGCGGCCTCCGCACGCCTTGGTGCGGCAGTCCTGGGCGCCGCGTCACCAGCGCTACGGCACGGTGAACGCGGACGGTTTCGGAGTCGGTTGGTACGCAGACGGCGATCCGGTGCCCGGACGCTACCGCCGCCAGGGCCCGATATGGGGCGACGAGACCTTCACCGACCTGGCCCGGGTGGTCCGCAGCACCGCGCTGCTCGCCGCTGTACGGGATGCCACCGAGGCGGGTGCGGACGGGGAGGCCGCGGCCGCGCCGTACACCGCCGGGCGGCAGTTGTTCAGCCACAACGGGATGGTGCGGGGCTGGCCCGGCTCACTCGCCGACGCGGCCGCCGCCCTGCCCGCCGAGAGGCTCCTGGCGCTGGCCGCCCGTAACGACTCGGCGCTGGTCTGGGCGCTGATCCGCCACCGGACCGACGCCGGGGACGATGTGCCGCGCGCCGTCGCGGAAACCGTGCGGGAGGTCGCGGCCGCCGCGCCCGGCTCCCGGCTGAATCTGCTCCTCACCGACGGGGAGACGATCACGGCGACCGCCTGGGGCGACACCCTCTGGTACCTCACGACGCCGGGCCGCCGCACCGCGGTCGCCTCGGAGCCGTACGACGACGACCCGCTCTGGCGCGAGGTCCCCGACCGCACGCTGCTGGTCGCGACCTCCACGGACGTCCTGCTCACCCCGCTCAAGGAGCCCACCGCGTGA
- the egtA gene encoding ergothioneine biosynthesis glutamate--cysteine ligase EgtA produces the protein MGLDIPGATGSRPDAAPLDESGAEDLLRGICFKTGPPRTVGVELEWLIHDRARPDLPVGQERLDRAVEAVRALPLSAALTFEPGGQLELSSQPAGSLMECVDTTAADLAAVRATLGAAGLAPVGLGVDPWQVPNRRLREPRYEAMEAALDRSGPAGRAMMCTSASVQVCLDAGEEEPGPLGYGRRWQLAHLLGAVLVAAFANSPFQQGRRTGWRSTRQSLWADLDPGRTLAPGSGRPPREAWAAHVLDTTVLCIRCEEGPWDVPEGLTFREWIRTGSPRPPVRADLDYHLTTVFPPIRPRGHLELRMIDAQSGPDGWLVPLAVATALFDDPEAAETVYRTVKPLAETAGAPVAPRNALWTAAAREGLADPELRAAATVCFGAALPALERMGASGAVLDTVAAFTDRYVARGRCPADDLPEPGELKALGELTDQSLSADRSLLTGPSPLSGPSLLGDHLPPRPGKAASA, from the coding sequence ATGGGCTTGGACATTCCCGGCGCAACCGGCTCGCGCCCGGACGCCGCCCCCCTCGACGAGAGCGGGGCAGAGGATTTACTGCGCGGCATATGTTTCAAGACGGGCCCGCCCCGAACCGTCGGGGTGGAACTCGAATGGCTCATCCACGACCGGGCACGGCCTGACCTTCCGGTCGGGCAGGAACGACTCGACCGTGCCGTCGAGGCGGTCCGCGCGCTGCCGCTGAGCGCGGCGCTGACGTTCGAGCCGGGCGGGCAGCTGGAGCTCAGCTCGCAGCCGGCCGGCTCCCTCATGGAGTGCGTCGACACCACCGCGGCCGATCTGGCGGCGGTCCGCGCCACGCTCGGCGCGGCGGGGCTCGCACCGGTCGGGCTCGGCGTCGACCCGTGGCAGGTGCCGAACCGCAGGCTGCGGGAGCCCCGCTACGAGGCGATGGAGGCCGCGCTGGACCGTTCGGGTCCGGCGGGGCGGGCGATGATGTGCACCTCCGCGTCGGTCCAGGTCTGCCTGGACGCGGGTGAGGAGGAGCCGGGGCCGCTCGGTTACGGACGGCGCTGGCAGCTCGCGCACCTGCTGGGCGCGGTGCTGGTGGCCGCGTTCGCGAATTCGCCGTTCCAGCAGGGCCGCCGGACCGGCTGGCGCTCCACCCGGCAGTCGCTGTGGGCCGATCTGGACCCGGGCCGGACCCTCGCGCCGGGCTCCGGGCGGCCCCCGCGCGAGGCCTGGGCCGCGCACGTGCTGGACACGACCGTGCTGTGCATCCGGTGCGAGGAAGGCCCCTGGGACGTGCCGGAAGGGCTCACCTTCCGGGAGTGGATCCGTACCGGGTCGCCCCGGCCGCCGGTGCGGGCCGATCTCGACTACCACCTCACCACGGTGTTCCCGCCCATCCGGCCGCGCGGTCATCTCGAACTGCGCATGATCGACGCGCAGAGCGGGCCCGACGGGTGGCTGGTGCCGCTCGCCGTCGCCACGGCGCTGTTCGACGACCCGGAGGCCGCCGAGACCGTGTACCGCACCGTGAAGCCGCTCGCGGAGACCGCCGGAGCACCGGTGGCGCCGCGCAACGCGCTCTGGACGGCGGCCGCCCGCGAGGGGCTCGCCGACCCGGAGCTGCGGGCCGCGGCGACCGTCTGTTTCGGGGCGGCGCTCCCGGCGCTGGAGCGGATGGGAGCGAGCGGGGCGGTGCTCGACACCGTGGCCGCCTTCACCGACCGCTACGTCGCCCGGGGCCGATGTCCGGCCGACGACCTGCCCGAGCCCGGCGAGCTGAAAGCACTGGGCGAACTGACGGATCAGAGCCTGTCGGCCGATCGGAGCCTGCTGACCGGGCCGAGCCCGCTGAGCGGTCCGAGCCTGCTGGGCGATCACCTCCCGCCGCGCCCCGGAAAGGCGGCTTCCGCATGA